A window from Hemicordylus capensis ecotype Gifberg chromosome 2, rHemCap1.1.pri, whole genome shotgun sequence encodes these proteins:
- the USH1G gene encoding pre-mRNA splicing regulator USH1G, which produces MNDQYHRAARDGYLDLLKEATKKDLNSPDEDGMTPTLWAAYHGNLDALRLIVSRGGDPDKCDIWGNTPLHLAAANGHLNCLSFLVSFGANIWCLDNDYHTPLDMAAMKGHMECVRYLDSIAAKQSGLNPKLVGKLKDKAFKDAEKRIKDCVKLQRKHHERMEKRYRKEMSDHSDTMSFSSYSSSTLSRRLQHMSMMTSLPYSQATIHGTAKGKTKIQKKLEKKKQVDGTFKIYEDGRKSVRSLSGLQLGNDVMFVKQGTNVSPKDWTRRNIRDMFLTDEDTVSRAISDPGLHIDSAHSEVSTDSGHDSLFNRPGLGTMVFRRNYVSSALFGIGQDEPSMLGEDRMGVKLHNHLQRSPSLNDSIGSANSLQERNMEELPWDDVELGLDDDIEPDTSPLETFLASLHMFEFISILKKEKIDLEALMLCSDNDLKSISIPLGPRKKILDAVQRRKQTLENPDIIEDTEL; this is translated from the exons ATGAATGATCAGTACCACCGAGCAGCCAGGGATGGCTACCTGGATTTGCTCAAGGAAGCCACCAAGAAGGACCTAAATTCGCCTGACGAGGATGGCATGACCCCAACCCTATGGGCTGCCTATCATGGAAACCTGGATGCTTTAAGGCTGATAGTTAGCAGAGG GGGTGACCCAGACAAATGCGATATCTGGGGGAACACACCTCTTCATCTGGCAGCAGCCAATGGCCATCTGAATTGCCTTTCCTTTCTGGTGTCTTTTGGGGCCAATATCTGGTGTCTGGACAATGACTACCACACACCACTGGACATGGCTGCCATGAAGGGTCACATGGAGTGTGTGCGCTACTTGGACTCCATTGCTGCCAAGCAGAGTGGCCTCAATCCCAAGCTGGTGGGAAAACTGAAGGACAAGGCCTTCAAGGATGCTGAGAAGCGGATTAAGGACTGTGTAAAGCTGCAGAGAAAACATCACGAGCGAATGGAGAAGAGGTACAGGAAAGAGATGTCTGACCACTCGGACACAATGAGCTTCTCCAGCTATTCCAGCAGCACTTTGAGCAGGAGGCTCCAGCATATGTCCATGATGACTTCCTTGCCATATTCTCAGGCCACCATACACGGCACAGCCAAGGGCAAGACCAAAATTCAGAAAAAGCTAGAGAAAAAGAAGCAGGTTGATGGGACATTCAAAATCTACGAGGATGGGAGGAAAAGCGTGAGATCCTTGTCTGGCTTGCAGCTGGGCAATGATGTTATGTTTGTGAAGCAGGGCACCAACGTTAGTCCAAAGGACTGGACCCGGCGCAACATTAGGGACATGTTTCTGACTGACGAAGATACCGTCTCCCGTGCCATAAGTGACCCAGGTTTGCACATAGACTCGGCCCATTCTGAGGTCAGCACTGATTCTGGCCATGACTCCTTATTCAATCGCCCCGGACTTGGCACCATGGTTTTCCGGAGGAACTATGTCAGCAGTGCGCTGTTTGGGATTGGTCAGGATGAGCCCAGCATGCTGGGAGAGGACAGGATGGGTGTAAAACTGCACAACCACCTGCAGCGCTCGCCAAGTCTCAACGACAGCATTGGCAGTGCCAACAGCCTGCAGGAGAGGAACATGGAGGAGCTGCCGTGGGATGATGTGGAACTGGGCCTGGATGATGATATTGAACCTGACACCAGCCCCCTGGAGACTTTCCTAGCTTCCTTGCATATGTTTGAGTTCATTTCCATCCTCAAGAAGGAGAAGATTGATCTGGAAGCTCTTATGTTGTGTTCAGACAATGATCTGAAAAGCATCAGCATTCCACTGGGACCCAGGAAAAAGATTCTGGATGCTGTCCAGAGGAGAAAACAGACTTTGGAGAACCCTGATATCATAGAAGACACTGAACT